Proteins from one Patescibacteria group bacterium genomic window:
- the groL gene encoding chaperonin GroEL (60 kDa chaperone family; promotes refolding of misfolded polypeptides especially under stressful conditions; forms two stacked rings of heptamers to form a barrel-shaped 14mer; ends can be capped by GroES; misfolded proteins enter the barrel where they are refolded when GroES binds) — translation MAKQILFNEEARTSLNEGVNKLADAVRVTLGPKGRNVVLDKGFGAPTITNDGVTIAKEIELEDKFENMGAELIKEVASKTNDVAGDGTTTATILTQNMVNEGLKNVAAGANPMILKRGIDIAAKAVVEKLKEISKPVKTNEEIAQVASISANDKEIGQVIAKAYDKVKKDGVITVEESQSFGLELDIVEGMQFDNGYISPYMITDSEHMKAEFEDPNILITDKKISSLQEVLPLLEKLAQSGKKELVIIAEEIEGEALATFVVNKLKGTFNVLGVKAPGFGDRRKEMLHDIAVLTGGKVISEEVGLKLENTEVADLGQAHKVIATKEETTIVEGKGEEPAIKDRVKQIRTELENSDSDFDQEKLQERLAKLAGGVAVIKVGAATETEMKEKKHRVEDAKEATRAAMEEGIVPGGGIALIRASEVLDSLEVKNNIEKTGLNILRRAVETPLEQIAKNAGQSGEVILNKVKESKESHGYNAEEDKFEDLVEAGIVDPTKVTRSALQNAASVAAMLLTTETAIADKPEENDKKVPAPGGAPGGMPGGMPMGM, via the coding sequence ATGGCTAAACAAATTTTATTTAATGAAGAAGCACGCACTTCTTTAAACGAAGGCGTCAATAAATTAGCAGACGCAGTACGTGTAACCTTAGGTCCTAAAGGACGGAATGTTGTTTTGGACAAAGGTTTTGGCGCTCCGACTATTACTAATGACGGAGTAACTATCGCCAAAGAAATTGAATTGGAAGATAAATTCGAAAACATGGGAGCTGAACTAATTAAAGAAGTAGCTTCCAAAACTAATGATGTGGCTGGTGACGGTACTACCACGGCTACTATTTTAACTCAGAACATGGTTAATGAGGGTTTAAAAAATGTAGCGGCCGGGGCTAACCCGATGATATTAAAAAGAGGTATTGATATAGCGGCCAAAGCAGTGGTCGAAAAACTCAAAGAAATTTCCAAGCCAGTTAAAACCAATGAGGAAATTGCCCAGGTAGCCTCAATTTCAGCTAACGATAAAGAAATTGGACAGGTTATAGCTAAAGCTTATGATAAAGTGAAGAAAGATGGAGTGATTACTGTAGAAGAATCACAATCTTTTGGCTTGGAACTAGACATAGTTGAAGGTATGCAGTTTGATAACGGCTATATTTCTCCTTATATGATTACTGATTCTGAACATATGAAAGCTGAATTTGAGGATCCTAATATTTTAATTACTGATAAAAAGATTTCTTCGCTTCAGGAAGTTTTACCTCTTTTGGAAAAGTTGGCCCAGTCTGGCAAAAAAGAATTAGTTATTATTGCTGAAGAAATTGAAGGTGAAGCCTTGGCTACTTTTGTGGTTAATAAGCTGAAAGGTACCTTTAATGTTCTGGGGGTAAAGGCTCCAGGCTTTGGTGACCGACGGAAAGAAATGTTGCATGATATCGCGGTCTTGACCGGTGGTAAGGTTATTTCTGAAGAAGTGGGCTTGAAACTGGAAAACACTGAAGTGGCTGACCTGGGCCAGGCCCATAAAGTTATTGCTACCAAAGAAGAAACTACTATTGTTGAAGGTAAAGGTGAAGAGCCGGCTATTAAAGATCGAGTTAAGCAAATTAGAACCGAATTAGAAAATTCTGATTCAGATTTTGATCAGGAAAAACTTCAGGAAAGACTGGCTAAATTAGCCGGCGGCGTAGCTGTCATAAAAGTCGGAGCAGCTACTGAAACTGAAATGAAAGAAAAGAAACACCGTGTGGAAGACGCTAAAGAAGCCACCCGAGCGGCTATGGAAGAAGGTATTGTCCCGGGCGGTGGTATTGCTTTAATCAGAGCTTCAGAGGTTCTAGATAGTCTTGAGGTAAAAAATAATATCGAAAAAACCGGTCTTAATATATTAAGGAGAGCTGTGGAAACTCCTTTGGAACAAATTGCTAAAAATGCCGGTCAGTCCGGAGAAGTAATATTAAATAAAGTAAAAGAGTCAAAAGAGAGTCACGGCTATAATGCGGAAGAAGATAAATTTGAAGATTTAGTGGAAGCTGGTATTGTTGATCCGACTAAAGTTACGCGTAGTGCTTTGCAAAACGCTGCTTCAGTGGCAGCTATGCTTTTGACCACTGAAACGGCTATTGCTGATAAGCCGGAAGAAAACGATAAAAAAGTTCCAGCTCCGGGTGGGGCTCCTGGCGGTATGCCTGGCGGTATGCCCATGGGTATGTAG
- a CDS encoding lipoate protein ligase C-terminal domain-containing protein produces MKKIIYKAPNGKLLRLQLDAEDNIIRNIKIAGDFFIYPEEAICEIEKFLVGKKINNNIESTLKKFLLNNNIIIIGFKPTDIFNALSNNNK; encoded by the coding sequence ATGAAAAAAATAATTTATAAAGCGCCTAACGGTAAGTTATTGCGCCTGCAACTTGATGCGGAAGATAATATTATAAGGAATATAAAAATAGCCGGTGATTTTTTTATTTACCCGGAAGAAGCGATTTGTGAGATTGAAAAATTTTTAGTCGGAAAAAAAATTAATAATAATATAGAAAGTACGTTGAAGAAATTTTTATTAAACAACAATATAATTATAATAGGATTCAAACCGACAGATATTTTTAATGCACTATCAAATAATAATAAATAA
- the groES gene encoding co-chaperone GroES — translation MNLKPLGDKVIIKPLEEEEVTQSGIVLPDTAEKEKPEKGEVIAVGPGKILDNGRHAPISIKTGQKVLFKKYSPDEVKVDGEDFLVVSEEDIVAVIE, via the coding sequence ATGAATCTTAAACCCTTAGGTGACAAAGTCATTATCAAACCCTTAGAAGAGGAGGAAGTAACCCAGTCTGGTATTGTTCTACCGGACACAGCGGAAAAAGAAAAACCAGAAAAAGGTGAAGTAATAGCGGTTGGTCCCGGCAAAATCTTAGATAACGGCCGGCACGCGCCGATCTCTATAAAGACCGGACAAAAAGTTTTATTCAAAAAATACAGTCCAGATGAAGTCAAAGTTGATGGCGAGGATTTTTTAGTGGTTTCTGAAGAAGATATTGTGGCGGTAATTGAGTAA
- a CDS encoding biotin/lipoate A/B protein ligase family protein: MKTWRLIKSITDNGARQMAIDEAILTARIKNKVPNTLRFFTWKPTCVTIGFFQNLEEEIDFIKTRSRGIDVVRRYTGGGAVLHEHELTYSLTISEKDVSSDIVESYKEICAGIIEALFSLGIKAEFKPINDIIVGNKKISGNAQTRKSGVVLQHGTILLDLDLKKMFSLLKIPDEKIKDKMIKAAKERVTSLKNELGKSVANKEIEKALIYGFEKMFNIKTEVGELTPQELKHAEKLYKEKYTNNKWTNWR; encoded by the coding sequence ATGAAAACCTGGAGACTTATAAAATCTATCACTGATAATGGCGCCAGACAGATGGCCATTGATGAAGCCATACTTACAGCACGAATAAAAAATAAAGTCCCCAATACTTTACGCTTTTTTACTTGGAAACCGACCTGCGTAACAATCGGCTTTTTTCAAAATTTAGAAGAAGAGATCGATTTTATCAAAACTCGGTCTAGGGGCATAGACGTAGTTAGAAGATATACGGGCGGAGGCGCGGTTTTACATGAGCATGAACTAACTTATTCTCTAACCATCTCAGAAAAAGATGTTTCTTCTGATATAGTTGAATCTTATAAAGAGATCTGCGCCGGAATAATTGAAGCCTTGTTTTCTCTTGGTATAAAAGCAGAATTCAAACCCATAAATGATATTATTGTTGGTAATAAAAAAATATCAGGCAATGCTCAGACTAGAAAGTCAGGCGTGGTGTTACAGCATGGTACAATACTTTTGGATCTGGATCTTAAAAAAATGTTTTCCCTGTTAAAGATCCCTGACGAAAAAATTAAGGATAAAATGATAAAAGCGGCCAAAGAGCGAGTAACCTCGTTAAAAAACGAACTAGGAAAAAGCGTTGCCAATAAGGAAATAGAAAAGGCGCTTATTTATGGATTTGAAAAAATGTTTAATATAAAAACTGAAGTTGGAGAACTTACTCCCCAGGAATTAAAGCATGCCGAAAAATTATATAAAGAAAAGTATACTAATAATAAATGGACTAATTGGCGATAA
- the uvrA gene encoding excinuclease ABC subunit UvrA — MMSDKITIRGARVHNLKNVSLELPRDKMVVITGISGSGKSSLAFDTIYAEGQRRYVESLSAYARQFLELMDKPDVDQIEGLSPAISIDQKSSSHNPRSTVGTVTEIYDYLRLLFARVGIPHCPQCGRVVTQQTIDQIVEKIFELPKETKIMILAPLIQDKKGEHKNIMKDIRKSGYVRVRFDGDIYPIEEAEDLEVDKNKKHNLEVVVDRLKVKEGEEKIEDEKETKLRMADSLETALDLGEGLVIIHKVEENEDIIFSEHLACPHCNINLKDLEPRNFSFNSPHGACPECTGLGTKLVVDSELVIPNKRLTISQGAIRPWSRTASNKGWYTQILRTVAEENNFSTDTPVQDLTKKQLDIILSGTGDKKYKSSYSSRRFDGDYYTTYEGVIPNLMRRHKETDSDYVRREIEKYMRIYPCPTCQGKRLKPASLAVSVGGKNIYDIVSMPIEKSRKFFDKLGKKGVKNKELKLSKKQNKIAKQILKEIRERLAFLHNVGLDYLTLDRSSSTLAGGEAQRIRLATQIGSSLVGVIYILDEPSIGLHQRDNKKLIKTLKKLRDLGNTVIIVEHDETTMLEADHLVDIGPGAGDHGGKIVGSGTPAQIKKSAKSLTGQYLSGKKEIKIPKKYHQGNGKKITIKGAEEFNLKEIDVDIPLGKFVCITGVSGSGKSTLMIDILAKALSQHFYRAKDLPGKYKEIKGLGHLNKVIHIDQSPIGRTPRSNPATYTGVFTYIRDLFSKLPEAKIRGYTPGRFSFNVKGGRCEACQGDGMKKIEMNFLPDVYVECEECKGRRYNQQALEIHYHGQNIADVLDMTVEEALEFFNKIPAIKKKLKTLFDVGLGYIHLGQSATTLSGGEAQRVKLATELSRRATGKTLYILDEPTTGLHFDDIKRLLGVINKLVDKGNTVLIIEHNLDVIKSADWIVDLGPEGGDQGGEIVAIGTPKQVAKNKKSYTGQYLKKYLNKKNSAGG; from the coding sequence ATAATGTCTGATAAAATTACAATCAGGGGAGCCCGGGTTCACAACCTTAAAAATGTCAGTTTAGAGCTGCCTCGGGATAAAATGGTAGTGATTACTGGTATATCTGGTTCTGGTAAATCTTCTCTGGCTTTTGATACTATTTATGCCGAAGGTCAAAGAAGATATGTTGAGTCATTATCAGCTTACGCCCGGCAGTTTTTAGAATTAATGGATAAACCTGATGTTGACCAGATTGAAGGTTTGTCGCCGGCTATTTCTATTGATCAGAAATCATCTTCCCATAACCCTCGCTCTACTGTCGGTACGGTCACGGAGATTTATGATTATCTCCGTCTTTTATTTGCCCGAGTCGGTATTCCTCATTGCCCTCAATGTGGCCGGGTGGTTACCCAACAGACTATTGATCAGATAGTTGAAAAAATATTTGAATTACCTAAAGAAACTAAGATAATGATTTTAGCTCCCTTGATTCAGGATAAAAAAGGAGAGCATAAAAATATAATGAAAGATATCAGAAAATCCGGATATGTGCGGGTGCGTTTTGACGGAGATATTTATCCAATTGAAGAAGCAGAAGATCTAGAGGTTGATAAGAATAAAAAACATAATTTAGAAGTAGTGGTTGACCGGCTTAAAGTAAAAGAAGGCGAGGAAAAAATTGAAGATGAAAAAGAAACCAAATTAAGAATGGCCGATTCTTTAGAAACAGCTCTGGATTTAGGTGAGGGTCTAGTTATTATTCATAAAGTGGAAGAAAATGAAGATATAATTTTTTCTGAACATCTGGCTTGTCCCCACTGTAATATAAATTTAAAAGATTTAGAGCCGAGGAATTTCTCTTTTAACAGTCCCCACGGGGCTTGCCCGGAGTGTACCGGATTGGGTACTAAGCTGGTGGTTGACTCGGAGCTGGTTATTCCCAATAAAAGACTAACTATTAGTCAGGGAGCTATTCGTCCCTGGTCCAGAACGGCTTCCAACAAGGGTTGGTACACTCAAATTTTAAGAACAGTAGCTGAGGAAAATAATTTTTCCACTGATACTCCGGTGCAGGATTTAACCAAAAAACAGCTGGATATAATTTTATCCGGCACGGGTGATAAAAAATACAAGTCTAGTTATTCTTCTAGACGTTTTGACGGTGACTATTATACTACTTATGAGGGTGTGATACCCAATCTGATGCGCCGGCACAAAGAAACAGATTCTGATTATGTGCGTCGGGAAATTGAAAAGTATATGCGTATCTATCCCTGTCCCACTTGTCAGGGTAAACGCCTTAAACCAGCCAGTTTAGCGGTGAGTGTTGGTGGCAAGAATATTTATGATATTGTTTCCATGCCTATTGAAAAGAGCCGGAAGTTTTTTGATAAGTTAGGTAAAAAGGGAGTCAAAAATAAAGAATTAAAATTAAGTAAAAAACAAAATAAAATTGCCAAACAAATATTAAAAGAAATAAGAGAAAGACTGGCCTTTTTACATAATGTTGGTTTGGATTATTTGACTCTAGATCGTTCTTCATCGACTCTAGCTGGTGGGGAAGCTCAACGTATCAGACTAGCCACTCAAATTGGCTCTTCTTTGGTCGGGGTTATTTATATATTAGATGAGCCTTCTATTGGCTTACATCAGCGGGATAATAAAAAGTTAATTAAAACTCTAAAAAAATTAAGAGACCTCGGAAATACCGTGATTATTGTTGAGCATGATGAAACTACCATGCTGGAAGCGGACCATTTAGTTGATATTGGCCCCGGGGCTGGTGATCACGGCGGAAAAATTGTAGGTAGTGGTACGCCGGCTCAAATAAAAAAATCAGCTAAGTCTTTAACGGGGCAGTATTTATCCGGCAAAAAAGAAATTAAAATTCCTAAGAAATACCATCAAGGCAATGGCAAGAAAATTACTATCAAAGGAGCCGAGGAGTTTAATTTAAAAGAAATAGATGTGGACATACCGCTGGGTAAATTTGTCTGTATTACCGGTGTTTCTGGTTCAGGTAAATCAACTCTAATGATTGATATTTTAGCTAAGGCTTTATCTCAGCATTTTTATAGAGCTAAGGATCTACCTGGTAAGTATAAAGAGATCAAGGGATTGGGCCATCTTAACAAAGTTATCCATATTGATCAGTCGCCGATCGGCCGGACGCCACGCTCTAATCCGGCCACTTATACCGGTGTTTTTACCTATATTAGAGATCTTTTTTCTAAATTACCGGAAGCTAAAATAAGAGGTTATACTCCAGGTCGGTTTAGTTTTAATGTTAAAGGTGGTCGCTGTGAAGCTTGCCAGGGTGACGGCATGAAAAAGATTGAGATGAATTTTTTGCCGGATGTTTATGTTGAGTGTGAGGAATGCAAGGGCCGGCGTTATAATCAGCAGGCTCTGGAAATTCATTATCATGGCCAGAATATTGCTGATGTTTTGGATATGACTGTGGAAGAGGCTCTGGAATTTTTTAATAAAATACCAGCTATCAAGAAAAAACTGAAAACTTTATTTGATGTTGGTTTGGGCTATATTCACTTGGGTCAGTCAGCCACTACTTTGTCCGGTGGTGAAGCCCAGCGGGTGAAACTGGCTACTGAACTCTCCAGAAGGGCTACTGGCAAGACTCTTTATATTTTAGATGAGCCGACTACCGGCCTTCACTTTGATGATATTAAGAGATTATTAGGAGTAATTAATAAACTGGTTGATAAAGGCAATACGGTCTTAATTATTGAACATAACCTGGATGTTATTAAGTCAGCTGATTGGATTGTAGATTTAGGGCCTGAGGGCGGTGACCAGGGCGGTGAAATTGTAGCCATTGGTACACCTAAACAAGTAGCTAAAAATAAAAAAAGCTACACGGGGCAGTATTTAAAAAAATATTTAAATAAAAAAAATAGCGCTGGAGGTTAA
- the ppsA gene encoding phosphoenolpyruvate synthase has translation MKKKKNKELILWFKDLRNKDVPLVGGKNASLGEMYATLTKRGINVPNGFAVTAEAYRFFLKESGIRDEIKEILSDLNTHNVRNLMARGKKVRQLILKSDFPAELNEAIIKAYKKMEKEYKKNVDVAVRSSATAEDLPDASFAGQQDTYLNIRGQKDLLKYCKKCIASLFTNRAISYREDKGFDHFEIALSIGVQKMVRSDKASSGVIFSIDTESGFENAVYITSAYGLGENVVQGNVNPDEFYVFKPTLEQGYKAIISRQRGTKALKMIYTSGQGKSTKNVNVSTAKRRKYSIEDQEILTLAKWTVAIEKHYQKPMDIEWAKDGQTNELFIVQARPETVQSQKDKNILETYVIKKKGKKIIEGAPVGTKVASGEANVILNTKDIHSFKKGQILVTDMTDPDWEPIMKIASAIVTDQGGRTCHAAIVSRELGIPCIVGAGRATKKIKNGQTVTVSCAEGEKGFVYQGRADFKVKKTRLKKIKRPKTKIMMNIGSPDIAFDSSFIPNDGVGLAREEFIINSFIQIHPLALLNYKKLKDKKAKKEIEKITRDYKNKSEFFIDKLAMGVAMIAAAFYPKDVIVRLSDFKSNEYANLIGGSEFEPEESNPMIGWRGASRYYDKNYEAAFKLECQALKKVRKEMGLKNLKVMVPFCRTVEEGKNVIKIMKKYGLKQGQDGLEVYVMCEIPSNVIMAEEFAKIFDGFSIGSNDLTQLTLGVDRDSSLVAHIYDERNEAVKRMVSQVIKIAKKNKCKIGICGQAPSDYPEFARFLVKEGIDSMSLNPDTVIKTTLDILKTEKKLKNKK, from the coding sequence ATGAAAAAAAAGAAAAATAAAGAGTTAATTTTATGGTTTAAAGATTTGCGTAATAAGGACGTACCTTTGGTGGGTGGTAAAAACGCTTCTTTAGGGGAGATGTACGCCACTCTAACTAAGAGGGGCATTAATGTGCCTAATGGTTTTGCGGTCACGGCTGAAGCCTATCGCTTTTTTCTTAAAGAAAGCGGTATTAGAGATGAGATAAAAGAGATTCTGTCTGATTTAAATACTCATAATGTGAGAAACTTAATGGCTCGGGGTAAAAAAGTGCGCCAATTAATTCTAAAGTCTGATTTTCCAGCCGAGCTTAACGAGGCTATTATCAAAGCCTATAAAAAAATGGAAAAAGAATATAAAAAGAATGTTGACGTGGCCGTGCGTTCATCAGCTACAGCTGAAGATCTGCCAGACGCCTCTTTTGCCGGTCAGCAGGACACTTATTTAAATATCCGGGGCCAAAAAGATTTATTAAAATATTGTAAAAAATGTATTGCTTCTCTTTTTACCAACCGAGCCATTTCCTACCGTGAAGACAAAGGCTTTGACCATTTTGAAATTGCTTTATCTATTGGCGTCCAGAAAATGGTGCGCTCGGACAAAGCTTCTTCGGGAGTGATATTTAGTATTGATACTGAAAGTGGTTTTGAAAACGCGGTTTATATTACCAGTGCTTATGGTTTGGGAGAAAATGTAGTCCAGGGTAATGTTAATCCGGATGAATTTTATGTTTTTAAACCAACTTTAGAGCAAGGCTATAAGGCTATTATTTCTCGCCAGCGGGGCACCAAGGCCTTAAAAATGATTTATACCTCTGGTCAGGGCAAATCCACTAAAAATGTTAATGTGAGCACGGCTAAGAGAAGAAAATATTCTATAGAAGATCAAGAAATATTAACTTTAGCTAAATGGACTGTGGCTATTGAAAAACATTATCAAAAACCAATGGATATTGAGTGGGCTAAAGACGGCCAGACTAATGAACTTTTTATAGTCCAGGCTCGGCCGGAAACAGTGCAGTCACAAAAAGACAAAAATATTCTGGAAACTTATGTAATTAAGAAAAAAGGTAAAAAAATTATTGAGGGAGCACCGGTCGGTACTAAAGTTGCTTCAGGTGAGGCTAATGTAATTTTAAATACTAAGGATATTCACAGCTTTAAAAAAGGCCAAATTCTGGTCACTGATATGACTGATCCGGACTGGGAGCCAATTATGAAAATAGCCAGTGCTATTGTTACTGATCAGGGCGGACGTACCTGTCACGCGGCTATTGTTTCCCGAGAATTGGGTATTCCCTGTATTGTTGGGGCTGGTCGAGCCACTAAAAAAATAAAAAACGGCCAGACGGTGACTGTTTCCTGTGCTGAAGGCGAGAAAGGCTTTGTTTATCAAGGTCGGGCTGATTTTAAAGTTAAAAAAACTAGGCTTAAAAAAATAAAAAGACCAAAAACCAAAATTATGATGAATATTGGTAGTCCGGATATTGCTTTTGACTCTTCTTTTATTCCTAACGATGGTGTCGGGCTAGCCCGGGAAGAATTTATTATTAATTCGTTTATTCAAATTCATCCCTTGGCTTTGCTGAATTATAAAAAATTAAAAGATAAAAAGGCTAAGAAGGAAATTGAAAAAATTACCCGGGACTATAAAAATAAAAGTGAATTTTTTATAGACAAATTAGCTATGGGTGTGGCTATGATTGCGGCCGCTTTTTATCCCAAGGACGTAATTGTCCGTTTGTCTGACTTTAAATCCAATGAATACGCTAACTTAATCGGCGGCTCAGAATTTGAGCCGGAAGAGTCCAATCCCATGATCGGCTGGCGCGGTGCTTCACGTTATTACGATAAAAATTATGAAGCCGCTTTTAAACTGGAGTGCCAGGCCTTAAAAAAAGTAAGAAAAGAGATGGGGCTGAAAAATCTCAAAGTTATGGTGCCCTTTTGCCGGACAGTGGAAGAGGGAAAAAATGTGATTAAGATTATGAAAAAATATGGCCTGAAACAAGGTCAAGATGGTTTAGAAGTTTATGTCATGTGCGAAATCCCTTCTAATGTAATTATGGCTGAAGAGTTTGCTAAGATATTTGACGGCTTTTCTATCGGCTCTAATGATTTAACTCAATTGACTTTAGGAGTAGACCGTGACTCATCCTTAGTGGCTCATATTTATGATGAAAGAAACGAAGCCGTCAAAAGAATGGTTAGTCAGGTAATTAAAATAGCCAAGAAGAATAAGTGTAAAATTGGTATCTGTGGCCAGGCGCCTTCAGACTACCCCGAATTTGCTCGTTTTTTAGTCAAGGAAGGTATTGACTCGATGTCGCTGAATCCGGATACAGTGATTAAAACAACCTTGGATATATTGAAAACAGAAAAAAAGCTTAAAAACAAAAAATAA